One part of the Sphingopyxis sp. TUF1 genome encodes these proteins:
- a CDS encoding TonB-dependent receptor yields the protein MDRRFGACLAGSLFGLGLASLATPALAQSESGASTAGDAEILVTARRRAESLSDVPAAITALGEAERELLVLDDVDDYLRQVPSATLVTSGPDFLNDITIRGQGGGRLGFSETATGIFRDGVFSAGGGFGGRTLSRMDLFDMERIEILRGPQGALFGRNSVGGAINIISNRPESELGGQLMARYSDPEKVEIEGVLNVPLGAHAGVRVGGVYSDQNDGFITNLDTGKAIDTQNFKGVRVSAMAEPADWLRFDLRFEHYNSLSPSFTAIGQRVSRLDNRPLDPSPYERVELNTIGYARIKDSTVQFAADANLAFADLSVRVLHGVRDGGRSGDDGDHFDGVTGIDVAPGTPQLFLDYSGGQTERYRRTGGQIYLASPKGSAVSWLIGAEVLDTDSDVSSSPDNCPAYTGAAQQQRSGCIVGAAGAFLPATSPASVLSNAARTTARLSMRKDDFSERLTSFSIFGSLEFPIAERLTFGAEMRAQFDRKRFDFQRYSLDPLVYFGTGPVPAGLMAPVVVDPDGAGPLPAAPAQFCPPTLKAPACAPGLETVRIDAERKWSFVTPAATLRWEPSAGQNIYLRFATGYRPGGFNTALLAGATRQALETLLLYDPEYAYSGEIGWKGSLFGGFLKAEAALFYELTTDVQVATITAAAARGFLLVNAGDAHTYGFEATVSRRQPIGAGDLIASVSFSTQDGKFHDGSKVPANGEIVDISGNEVPRLRDYQVGLNLAYQHPIGSGLDGFISGSVQLADGGLQNPFATQDYEGYALVDGRIGVRNEKWRLTAFVKNLTDKRYLLNEIGGNAYWSQGRVIGLDAMVKF from the coding sequence ATGGATCGACGGTTTGGCGCTTGTCTGGCAGGCAGCCTGTTCGGCCTGGGGCTGGCATCATTGGCAACGCCCGCGCTGGCGCAGTCGGAAAGCGGCGCCAGCACCGCCGGCGACGCCGAAATCTTGGTCACCGCGCGGCGGCGTGCCGAAAGCCTCTCCGACGTGCCCGCCGCGATAACCGCGCTGGGCGAGGCTGAGCGCGAACTGCTCGTCCTCGACGACGTCGACGATTATCTCCGCCAGGTTCCGAGCGCGACGCTCGTCACCTCGGGCCCCGATTTCCTCAACGACATCACGATCCGCGGGCAGGGCGGTGGGCGCCTTGGCTTTTCGGAAACCGCGACCGGCATTTTCCGCGACGGCGTGTTCAGCGCGGGCGGTGGTTTCGGCGGGCGCACGCTCAGCCGGATGGACCTGTTCGACATGGAGCGGATCGAGATTTTGCGCGGGCCGCAGGGCGCGCTGTTCGGCCGCAATTCGGTCGGCGGTGCGATCAACATCATTTCGAACCGTCCCGAAAGCGAACTCGGCGGCCAGTTGATGGCGCGCTATTCCGATCCCGAAAAGGTCGAGATCGAGGGCGTGCTCAACGTGCCGCTCGGTGCCCACGCCGGTGTGCGGGTCGGCGGGGTTTACAGCGACCAGAATGATGGTTTCATCACCAATCTCGACACTGGCAAAGCCATCGACACGCAGAATTTCAAGGGCGTCCGCGTCAGCGCGATGGCCGAGCCCGCCGACTGGCTGCGTTTCGACCTGCGTTTCGAACATTACAACAGCCTGTCGCCGTCCTTTACCGCGATCGGGCAGCGCGTTTCGCGGCTTGATAACAGGCCGCTTGACCCGTCCCCCTATGAGCGGGTCGAGCTGAACACGATCGGTTATGCCAGGATCAAGGACAGCACGGTCCAGTTTGCGGCCGACGCCAACCTGGCTTTTGCGGATCTGTCGGTTCGTGTGCTGCACGGTGTGCGTGACGGCGGTCGCTCCGGCGACGATGGCGACCATTTCGACGGCGTGACTGGTATCGACGTCGCGCCCGGCACCCCGCAGCTCTTCCTCGATTACAGCGGCGGCCAGACCGAACGCTATCGCCGTACCGGCGGGCAAATCTATCTCGCCTCGCCCAAGGGATCGGCGGTTTCATGGCTGATCGGCGCCGAAGTGCTCGACACCGACAGCGACGTTTCGTCGTCCCCCGACAACTGCCCCGCATATACGGGCGCAGCGCAGCAACAGCGGTCGGGTTGCATCGTGGGGGCGGCGGGTGCCTTTCTACCGGCGACCTCTCCGGCATCGGTCCTTTCCAACGCGGCCCGGACCACCGCGCGCCTGTCGATGCGCAAGGATGATTTCAGCGAGCGGCTGACCTCCTTCTCGATCTTCGGCTCGCTGGAATTTCCGATCGCAGAACGCTTGACCTTTGGCGCCGAGATGCGTGCGCAGTTCGACCGCAAGCGGTTTGACTTTCAGCGCTATTCGCTCGACCCGCTCGTTTATTTCGGCACCGGACCCGTGCCTGCAGGTCTGATGGCGCCCGTCGTGGTCGACCCCGACGGTGCCGGGCCGCTGCCCGCCGCGCCGGCGCAATTCTGTCCGCCGACGCTTAAAGCGCCCGCGTGCGCGCCTGGCCTCGAAACGGTTCGGATCGATGCCGAGCGTAAATGGTCGTTCGTCACGCCCGCGGCGACGTTGCGCTGGGAACCGTCGGCGGGACAGAATATCTATCTGCGCTTTGCGACCGGCTATCGGCCGGGCGGCTTCAACACCGCGCTGCTCGCTGGCGCGACGCGCCAGGCGCTGGAAACGCTGCTGCTCTATGATCCCGAATATGCCTATTCGGGCGAAATTGGCTGGAAAGGATCGCTTTTCGGCGGTTTCCTCAAAGCCGAAGCGGCGCTTTTCTACGAGCTGACCACCGACGTCCAGGTCGCGACGATCACCGCGGCCGCGGCGCGCGGCTTCCTGCTCGTCAATGCAGGCGATGCGCATACTTATGGCTTCGAAGCCACGGTGAGCCGTCGGCAGCCGATCGGCGCGGGCGATCTGATCGCAAGCGTGAGCTTCTCGACTCAGGACGGCAAGTTCCACGATGGTTCGAAGGTCCCGGCGAACGGCGAGATCGTCGACATCAGCGGAAATGAAGTGCCGCGGCTGCGCGACTATCAGGTCGGGCTGAACCTTGCCTATCAGCATCCGATCGGCAGCGGGCTCGACGGCTTCATCAGCGGCAGCGTGCAGCTCGCCGACGGTGGATTGCAGAACCCGTTCGCGACGCAGGATTATGAAGGCTATGCGCTTGTCGATGGGCGTATCGGCGTTCGCAACGAAAAATGGCGGCTCACGGCTTTCGTCAAGAACCTCACCGACAAGCGCTATCTGCTGAACGAGATCGGCGGAAACGCCTATTGGAGTCAGGGGCGCGTGATCGGTCTCGATGCGATGGTGAAGTTTTGA